A single region of the Triticum dicoccoides isolate Atlit2015 ecotype Zavitan chromosome 2B, WEW_v2.0, whole genome shotgun sequence genome encodes:
- the LOC119367245 gene encoding uncharacterized protein LOC119367245 isoform X2: MSSESAAMRKELRLWLEQRVTGVLDSMVEHRDRLNMLRLAVGMGIGVWAPRQVDLRVLVGARVTIDEAWVAVRDSMGSLRAALALAGSPDRRLVIWVVGNEARDHLVDAIDRGRAVQGRLKRADARLRAMAFLFAGDATRPALLAGDIAVAREHLVGAVQAWDQMPMSLEYALQGLAPFPF; encoded by the coding sequence aTGAGCTCGGAATCGGCGGCGATGCGGAAAGAGTTGCGGCTGTGGCTCGAGCAGCGGGTCACCGGCGTGCTCGACTCCATGGTGGAGCACCGGGACCGCCTCAACATGCTGCGTCTGGCCGTCGGGATGGGGATTGGGGTGTGGGCGCCGCGCCAGGTGGACCTGCGGGTGCTGGTGGGGGCGCGGGTCACCATCGACGAGGCGTGGGTCGCCGTCAGGGACTCCATGGGGAGCCTGCGGGCGGCCCTCGCGCTGGCCGGCTCTCCCGACCGCCGGCTCGTCATCTGGGTCGTCGGCAACGAGGCGCGGGACCACCTGGTGGACGCCATCGACCGCGGGCGGGCGGTCCAGGGCCGGCTCAAGAGGGCTGACGCCCGGCTGCGCGCCATGGCCTTCCTGTTCGCCGGCGACGCCACGCGGCccgccctcctcgccggcgacaTCGCCGTCGCGCGCGAGCACCTCGTCGGCGCCGTCCAGGCGTGGGACCAGATGCCCATGTCTCTCGAGTACGCGCTGCAGGGCCTCGCTCCGTTTCCTTTTTAG
- the LOC119367245 gene encoding uncharacterized protein LOC119367245 isoform X1: MADAAAAAQLHRRLFGRLNEAMVHLSQPVEALKQARVFLADCEETSGDQMASHRAHEQGDARLVRLALAHLDNSAAQLEFTAELLASALKHALDSGAARDALPVLPHGQSPRQIAGALLALPHASDLHLVPVSVHIAYSCARLAIDHHIRVCASFLRRCGLDPHPLQPPIHQARAYLAWAYALVTAAWGHTFDAVYADMT, translated from the coding sequence ATGGCGGACGCCGCGGCGGCCGCGCAACTCCACCGCCGCCTCTTCGGCCGGCTGAACGAGGCGATGGTGCACCTCTCGCAGCCAGTCGAGGCCCTCAAGCAGGCCCGGGTCTTTCTCGCCGACTGCGAGGAGACGTCCGGGGACCAGATGGCGAGCCACCGGGCGCACGAGCAGGGCGACGCCCGCCTCGTGCGCCTCGCCCTCGCGCATCTCGACAACTCGGCCGCGCAGCTGGAGTTCACGGCGGAGCTCCTCGCGTCGGCGCTCAAGCACGCGCTCGACAGCGGCGCCGCCCGGGACGCCCTCCCGGTCCTCCCCCATGGCCAGTCGCCGCGTCAGATCGCCGGCGCGCTGCTCGCCCTCCCCCACGCCTCCGACCTCCACCTCGTGCCGGTCTCGGTCCACATCGCATACTCCTGCGCCCGGCTCGCCATCGACCACCACATCCGCGTCTGCGCCTCCTTCCTCCGCCGCTGCGGCCTGGACCCCCATCCACTGCAGCCGCCCATCCACCAAGCGCGCGCCTACCTGGCCTGGGCTTACGCGCTCGTGACCGCCGCCTGGGGCCACACATTCGACGCCGTGTATGCCGACATGACCTAG